DNA sequence from the Streptomyces canus genome:
GGTCCCGGACTAACGGTCCTTGCTCAGGAACTCCTCCAGCGCCTCGACCACGAAACGGTGGTCGTGGAGCTGGGGCAGACCCGAGACCGTCACCGTGCCGACGACGCCCACGCCCTCCACCGTGATGGGGAAGGAGCCGCCGTGGGCCGCGTACTCGTCCGGGTCCAGGCGCGAGGACTCCTCGAAGGTGCTGCCCTTGGCGCGGAAGCGGGCACCGACCAGGTAGGAGGCGGATCCGTAGCGCTCCACGACCCGGCGCTTGCGGTCGATCCAGGCGTCGTTGTCCGGGGTGGAGCCCGGCAGGGCGGCGTGGAAGAGCTGCTGGCCGCCGCGGTGGATGTCGATGGCCACCGGCGCCTGCCGCTCCCGGGCCAGCTCGACCAGCAGGGAGCCCAGCGCCCACGCGTCCTCGTACGTGAACTGCCGGAAGACCAGGCGGCGCTCCTGCGCCTCCAGCTCCTCCAGCGGCGGGGTCAGTTCCGGATGGAACTTCGGGGTCAGCTCGGTGTTGTGCGTCACAGCTCCACCGCCACTCCGTCGTGGGCCGAACGGCGCGCCGCCTCCAGTACGTCGAGGGCGGCGGCCGCCTCCAAGGCGGTCACCGGGTTGGTGCCGCCGCCGGAAAGGGCCCTGGCCACGGCCGC
Encoded proteins:
- a CDS encoding heme-degrading domain-containing protein, translated to MTHNTELTPKFHPELTPPLEELEAQERRLVFRQFTYEDAWALGSLLVELARERQAPVAIDIHRGGQQLFHAALPGSTPDNDAWIDRKRRVVERYGSASYLVGARFRAKGSTFEESSRLDPDEYAAHGGSFPITVEGVGVVGTVTVSGLPQLHDHRFVVEALEEFLSKDR